A single genomic interval of Ovis aries strain OAR_USU_Benz2616 breed Rambouillet chromosome 9, ARS-UI_Ramb_v3.0, whole genome shotgun sequence harbors:
- the SCRIB gene encoding protein scribble homolog isoform X3, which produces MLKCIPLWRCNRHVESVDKRHCSLQAVPEEIYRYSRSLEELLLDANQLRELPKPFFRLLNLRKLGLSDNEIQRLPPEVANFMQLVELDVSRNDIPEIPESIKFCKALEIADFSGNPLSRLPEGFTQLRSLAHLALNDVSLQALPGDVGNLANLVTLELRENLLKSLPASLSFLVKLEQLDLGGNDLEVLPDTLGALPNLRELWLDRNQLSALPPELGNLRRLVCLDVSENRLEELPAELGGLVLLTDLLLSQNLLQRLPDGIGQLKQLSILKVDQNRLCEVTEAIGDCENLSELILTENLLTALPHSLGKLTKLTNLNVDRNHLEALPPEIGGCVALSVLSLRDNRLAVLPPELAHTAELHVLDVAGNRLQSLPFALTHLNLKALWLAENQAQPMLRFQTEDDTQTGEKVLTCYLLPQQPLPSLEDPGLQSSPSESWGDAPLSRVSVIQFLEAPVGDDDPEEAAAEKRGLQRRATPHPSELKVMKRGVERRSEATSCRPDPMPPSLSEEEKRLSTESGLSADSHLSAGTASQGEPEGPLAEEEGLSQQEPVPATQEEVMEETYEELSQPTVRFAEDTLLLPREDGESEEGQPEAPWPLPGGRQRLIRKDTPHYKKHFKISKLPQPEAVVALLQGTPPDSEGPVGAGSWHNGPHMSWAPRAEEEEEDDEAEEEEEGEAAVAAEEEKAVASAPSVKANNLLIEPARIEEEELTLTIVRQTGGLGISIAGGKGSTPYKGDDEGIFISRVSEEGPAARAGVRVGDKLLEVNGVALQEAEHQQAVEALRGAGTTVHMRLWRERMVEPENAVTVTALRPEDDYSPRERRGGSLRLPLLPPEPPGPPRQRHVACLVRSEKGLGFSIAGGKGSTPYRAGDGGIFISRIAEGGAAHRAGTLQVGDRVLSINGVDMTEARHDHAVSLLTAASPTIALLLEREAGGPLAPSPPPHSPLPPTAAPATPGEPGPLRLPSGLLAAALEGPYPVEEICLPRAGGPLGLSIVGGSDHSSHPFGVREPGVFISKVLPRGLAARSGLRVGDRILAVNGQDVREATHQEAVSALLRPCLELVLLVRRDPPPPGMRELCIQKAPGERLGISIRGGAKGHAGNPCDPTDEGIFISKVSPSGAAGRDGRLRVGLRLLEVNQQSLLGLTHGEAVQLLRSVGDTLTVLVCDGFDTSAATPEVSPGIIANPFAAGLGRRNSLESISSIDRELSPEGSGKVRAARSQQPLGWEPEAVGPDHCLLCSQEKELPGQIPLWGPEATGRSPESLKPACRALAATPGAGSMQRVLPAASGEMAEAPCSPGHQQPPSPPSPAELPANVKQAYRTFAAVPGLHPPLDTPAQPPTPGPTASPEQLSFRERQKYFELEVRVPQAEGPPKRVSLVGADDLRKMQEEEARKLQQKRAQMLREVVADTERPEADAPEDEEPEEEPPWAGQGPTAEGLGPASPPPQGGSAPVRTAKAERRHQERLRMQSPELPAPERALSPAERRALEAEKRALWRAARMKSLEQDALRAQMVLSKSQEGRSKRGPLERLAEAPSPAPTPSPTPLEDLGPQTGTSPGRLALSGRKFDYRVFAALPSSRPVYDMQSPDFAEELRSLEPRPSPGLPEEDGEVAMVLLGRPSPGSAGPEEVALCSSRRAMRPGRRGLGPVPS; this is translated from the exons CCCTTCTTTAGGTTACTGAACCTGCGCAAGCTGGGCCTGAGTGACAACGAGATCCAGCGCTTGCCTCCGGAGGTGGCCAACTTCATGCAGCTGGTGGAGCTGGATGTGTCCCGGAATG ACATCCCTGAGATCCCTGAGAGCATCAAGTTCTGCAAAGCTCTGGAGATTGCTGACTTCAGTGGGAACCCCTTGTCTAG GCTCCCTGAAGGTTTCACTCAGCTACGCAGTCTGGCTCACCTGGCGCTGAATGATGTGTCCCTGCAGGCGCTGCCTGGGGACGTGGGCAA CCTCGCCAACCTGGTGACCCTGGAGCTCCGGGAGAATCTGCTCAAGTCCTTGCCTGC GTCCCTGTCTTTCCTGGTCAAGCTGGAACAGCTGGATTTGGGAGGCAACGATCTGGAAGTGCTG CCTGACACCTTGGGAGCCCTGCCCAACCTGCGGGAGCTGTGGCTGGACCGGAACCAGCTATCGGCCCTGCCCCCG GAGCTTGGGAATCTGCGGCGCCTGGTGTGCCTGGATGTGTCAGAGAACCGGCTGGAGGAGCTGCCTGCAGAGCTTGGGGGGCTGGTGCTGCTCACTGACCTGCTGCTCTCACAGAACCTGCTGCAGCGGCTTCCAGACGGCATTG GTCAGCTGAAGCAGTTGTCCATCTTGAAGGTCGACCAGAATCGCCTGTGCGAGGTGACAGAAGCCATCGGGGACTGTGAGAACCTGTCGGAGCTGATCCTCACTGAGAACCTGCTGACG GCCCTGCCCCACTCCTTGGGGAAACTGACCAAGCTGACCAACCTCAACGTGGACCGCAACCACCTAGAGGCACTGCCGCCTGAGATTGGGGGCTGTGTGGCACTCAGCGTCCTCTCTTTGAGGGACAACCGCCTGGCCGTCCTGCCGCCAGAACTCGCCCACACGGCTGAGCTACACGTGCTGGATGTGGCGGGCAACCG cctgcagAGTCTGCCCTTCGCACTCACGCACCTCAACCTGAAGGCCTTGTGGCTAGCGGAGAACCAGGCGCAGCCCATGCTTCGGTTCCAGACTGAGGATGACACCCAGACGGGCGAGAAGGTGCTCACCTGCTACCTGCTGCCACAGCAGCCCCTGCCCAGCCTCG AGGACCCTGGGCTGCAGAGCAGCCCTTCGGAAAGCTGGGGAGATGCCCCGCTCAGCCGTGTCAGCGTCATCCAGTTCCTGGAGGCCCCCGTGGGCGACGACGACCCAGAGGAAGCCGCTGCTGAGAAACGG GGCCTGCAGCGTCGGGCTACGCCACACCCCAGCGAGCTCAAGGTGATGAAGAGGGGTGTGGAGCGCCGGAGCGAAGCCACCTCCTGCAGGCCTGACCCTATGCCACCCTCGCTCTCTGAGGAG GAgaagaggctgagcactgagTCTGGCCTGAGTGCAGACTCACACCTGTCTGCCGGCACAGCCTCCCAGGGCGAGCCTGAGGGCCCGCTGGCCGAGGAGGAGGGGCTGAGCCAGCAGGAACCCGTGCCAGCCACCCAGGAGGAGGTCATGGAGGAGACCTACGAGGAG CTCTCACAGCCCACTGTGCGCTTCGCGGAGGACACGCTGCTCCTGCCCAGGGAGGACGGCGAGAGCGAGGAGGGCCAGCCAGAGGCGCCCTGGCCCCTGCCAGGGGGCAGACAAAGGCTCATCCGCAAGGACACACCCCACTACAAGAAGCACTTCAAGATCTCCAAGCTGCCCCAGCCCGAGGCCGTGGTGGCTCTCCTGCAGGGGACACCGCCAGACAGTGAGGGCCCAGTGGGGGCTGGGAGCTGGCACAACGGCCCCCATATGTCCTGGGCTCCGCGAgcggaagaggaggaggaagacgacgaggctgaggaggaagaggagggggaggcggcggtggcagcagaggaggagaaggcagtggcctcTGCACCCTCTGTCAAG GCCAATAACCTGCTGATAGAGCCCGCTCGCATTGAGGAGGAAGAG CTGACGCTCACCATCGTGCGGCAGACGGGGGGCCTGGGCATCAGCATTGCGGGTGGCAAGGGCTCCACGCCCTACAAGGGAGATGACGAG GGCATTTTCATCTCCCGGGTGTCTGAGGAGGGCCCTGCGGCTCGGGCTGGGGTCCGAGTAGGCGACAAGCTCCTCGAG GTGAACGGCGTGGCCCTGCAGGAAGCGGAGCACCAGCAGGCCGTGGAGGCGCTGCGCGGGGCGGGTACCACCGTGCACATGCGGCTGTGGCGGGAGCGCATGGTGGAGCCTGAGAACGCGGTCACGGTCACAGCCCTGCGGCCCGAGGATGACTACAGCCCGCGGGAGCGGCGCGGGGGCAGCCTGCGCCTGCCCCTGCTCCCGCCCGAGCCCCCCGGGCCACCCCGCCAGCGCCACGTGGCCTGTCTCGTGCGCAGTGAAAAGGGGCTGGGTTTCAGCATTGCAGGTGGGAAAGGCTCCACACCCTACCGGGCCGGTGACGGG GGCATCTTCATCTCCCGCATCGCTGAGGGGGGCGCTGCCCACCGGGCAGGCACCCTGCAGGTCGGCGACCGAGTCCTTTCC ATCAACggggtggacatgactgaggccaGGCACGACCACGCCGTCTCCCTGCTGACCGCCGCCTCGCCCACCATCGCCCTGCTGCTGGAGCGGGAGGCTGGGGGGCCCCTCGCCCCGAGCCCTCCCCCCCACTCCCCCTTGCCCCCTACTGCTGCCCCTGCCACCCCAGGGGAGCCCGGGCCTCTGAGGCTGCCCTCTGGTCTGCTGGCCGCTGCCCTGGAGGGGCCGTACCCAGTGGAG GAGATCTGTCTGCCCAGAGCAGGGGGCCCCTTGGGGCTCAGCATCGTTGGGGGCTCCGACCACTCCAGCCACCCGTTCGGTGTCCGGGAGCCCGGCGTGTTCATCTCCAAG GTGCTCCCCCGGGGCCTGGCTGCACGCAGTGGCCTGCGGGTCGGGGACCGCATCCTGGCAGTGAACGGGCAGGACGTGCGGGAGGCCACGCACCAGGAAGCAGTCAGCGCCCTGCTCCGGCCCTGCCTGGAGCTGGTGCTGCTCGTGCGGAGGGACCCACCGCCCCCGGGCATGCGGGAGCTCTGCATCCAGAAGGCCCCTGGGGAGAGGCTGGGCATCAGCATCCGTGGGGGCGCCAAGGGCCATGCCGGGAACCCCTGCGACCCCACCGATGAGGGGATCTTCATCTCCAAG GTGAGCCCCTCGGGAGCAGCTGGGCGAGATGGCCGGCTGCGGGTTGGACTGCGGCTGCTGGAGGTGAACCAGCAGAGCCTGCTGGGTCTGACGCACGGAGAGGCCGTGCAGCTGCTGCGCAGCGTGGGTGACACCCTGACCGTGCTGGTCTGCGACGGCTTCGACACCAGCGCTGCCACCCCCGAG GTGTCCCCAGGCATCATCGCCAACCCCTTTGCGGCTGGCCTTGGCCGCCGGAACAGCCTGGAAAGCATCTCCTCCATCGACCGGGAGCTGAGCCCCGAGGGCTCCGGCAAGGTCAGAGCCGCCCGCAGCCAGCAGCCCCTGGGCTGGGAGCCTGAGGCCGTCGGCCCCGACCACTGTCTCCTCTGCTCACAGGAGAAGGAGCTGCCCGGACAGATCCCACTGTGGGGCCCGGAGGCCACG GGTCGGAGCCCAGAGAGCCTGAAGCCAGCCTGCCGAGCcctggccgccacccctggcgCTGGCAGCATGCAGAGG GTGCTGCCTGCGGCAAGTGGAGAGATGGCTGAGGCCCCCTGCTCCCCTGGCCACCAGCAG cccccctccccgccctcccctgCTGAGCTTCCAGCCAATGTGAAGCAGGCCTATAGGACGTTCGCGGCTGTGCCCGGCCTGCACCCGCCCCTGGACACCCCTGCCCAG CCCCCCACGCCCGGGCCCACGGCCTCGCCGGAGCAGCTGTCCTTTCGCGAGCGGCAGAAGTACTTCGAGCTAGAGGTTCGGGTGCCCCAGGCCGAGGGCCCCCCTAAGCGCGTGTCGCTGGTGGGCGCTGACGACCTGCGGAagatgcaggaggaggagg CCCGCAAGCTGCAGCAGAAAAGGGCGCAGATGCTGCGCGAGGTGGTGGCCGACACGGAGCGCCCGGAAGCCGATGCTCCCGAGGACGAGGAGCCCGAAGAGGAGCCGCCCTGGGCCGGCCAGGGCCCCACGGCGGAAGG GCTCGGCCCCGCATCTCCCCCGCCGCAGGGAGGCAGTGCCCCGGTGCGGACTGCCAAGGCCGAGCGGCGCCACCAGGAGCGGCTCCGCATGCAGAGCCCCGAGCTGCCGGCCCCAGAGCGGGCCTTGTCTCCCGCAGAGCGCCGAGCCCTGGAGGCGGAGAAGCGGGCGCTCTGGAGGGCAGCCAG GATGAAGTCCCTGGAGCAGGACGCCCTCCGCGCACAGATGGTCCTCAGCAAGTCCCAGGAGGGCCGGAGCAAGCGGGGGCCTCTGGAGCGCCTGGCCGAGGCCCCCTCGCCTGCTCCTACTCCGTCACCCACCCCCTTGGAAG ACCTTGGCCCCCAGACCGGCACCTCCCCGGGACGCTTG GCCTTGTCTGGGAGGAAGTTTGACTACAGGGTGTTTGCTGCCCTCCCCTCTTCCAGACCTGTCTATGACATGCAG TCCCCAGATTTCGCTGAGGAGCTGAGGTCCTTGGAACCACGTCCGAGCCCAG GTCTGCCAGAGGAGGACGGAGAGGTGGCCATGGTGCTTCTGGGCAGGCCCTCTCCAGGCTCCGCGGGTCCCGAGGAGGTAGCCTTATGCAGCAGCCGCCGGGCCATGCGGCCAGGGCGCCGAGGCCTGGGCCCAGTGCCCTCCTAG
- the SCRIB gene encoding protein scribble homolog isoform X8 — translation MLKCIPLWRCNRHVESVDKRHCSLQAVPEEIYRYSRSLEELLLDANQLRELPKPFFRLLNLRKLGLSDNEIQRLPPEVANFMQLVELDVSRNDIPEIPESIKFCKALEIADFSGNPLSRLPEGFTQLRSLAHLALNDVSLQALPGDVGNLANLVTLELRENLLKSLPASLSFLVKLEQLDLGGNDLEVLPDTLGALPNLRELWLDRNQLSALPPELGNLRRLVCLDVSENRLEELPAELGGLVLLTDLLLSQNLLQRLPDGIGQLKQLSILKVDQNRLCEVTEAIGDCENLSELILTENLLTALPHSLGKLTKLTNLNVDRNHLEALPPEIGGCVALSVLSLRDNRLAVLPPELAHTAELHVLDVAGNRLQSLPFALTHLNLKALWLAENQAQPMLRFQTEDDTQTGEKVLTCYLLPQQPLPSLEDPGLQSSPSESWGDAPLSRVSVIQFLEAPVGDDDPEEAAAEKRGLQRRATPHPSELKVMKRGVERRSEATSCRPDPMPPSLSEEEKRLSTESGLSADSHLSAGTASQGEPEGPLAEEEGLSQQEPVPATQEEVMEETYEEPTVRFAEDTLLLPREDGESEEGQPEAPWPLPGGRQRLIRKDTPHYKKHFKISKLPQPEAVVALLQGTPPDSEGPVGAGSWHNGPHMSWAPRAEEEEEDDEAEEEEEGEAAVAAEEEKAVASAPSVKGVSFDQANNLLIEPARIEEEELTLTIVRQTGGLGISIAGGKGSTPYKGDDEGIFISRVSEEGPAARAGVRVGDKLLEVNGVALQEAEHQQAVEALRGAGTTVHMRLWRERMVEPENAVTVTALRPEDDYSPRERRGGSLRLPLLPPEPPGPPRQRHVACLVRSEKGLGFSIAGGKGSTPYRAGDGGIFISRIAEGGAAHRAGTLQVGDRVLSINGVDMTEARHDHAVSLLTAASPTIALLLEREAGGPLAPSPPPHSPLPPTAAPATPGEPGPLRLPSGLLAAALEGPYPVEEICLPRAGGPLGLSIVGGSDHSSHPFGVREPGVFISKVLPRGLAARSGLRVGDRILAVNGQDVREATHQEAVSALLRPCLELVLLVRRDPPPPGMRELCIQKAPGERLGISIRGGAKGHAGNPCDPTDEGIFISKVSPSGAAGRDGRLRVGLRLLEVNQQSLLGLTHGEAVQLLRSVGDTLTVLVCDGFDTSAATPEVSPGIIANPFAAGLGRRNSLESISSIDRELSPEGSGKEKELPGQIPLWGPEATGRSPESLKPACRALAATPGAGSMQRVLPAASGEMAEAPCSPGHQQPPSPPSPAELPANVKQAYRTFAAVPGLHPPLDTPAQPPTPGPTASPEQLSFRERQKYFELEVRVPQAEGPPKRVSLVGADDLRKMQEEEARKLQQKRAQMLREVVADTERPEADAPEDEEPEEEPPWAGQGPTAEGLGPASPPPQGGSAPVRTAKAERRHQERLRMQSPELPAPERALSPAERRALEAEKRALWRAARMKSLEQDALRAQMVLSKSQEGRSKRGPLERLAEAPSPAPTPSPTPLEDLGPQTGTSPGRLALSGRKFDYRVFAALPSSRPVYDMQSPDFAEELRSLEPRPSPGLPEEDGEVAMVLLGRPSPGSAGPEEVALCSSRRAMRPGRRGLGPVPS, via the exons CCCTTCTTTAGGTTACTGAACCTGCGCAAGCTGGGCCTGAGTGACAACGAGATCCAGCGCTTGCCTCCGGAGGTGGCCAACTTCATGCAGCTGGTGGAGCTGGATGTGTCCCGGAATG ACATCCCTGAGATCCCTGAGAGCATCAAGTTCTGCAAAGCTCTGGAGATTGCTGACTTCAGTGGGAACCCCTTGTCTAG GCTCCCTGAAGGTTTCACTCAGCTACGCAGTCTGGCTCACCTGGCGCTGAATGATGTGTCCCTGCAGGCGCTGCCTGGGGACGTGGGCAA CCTCGCCAACCTGGTGACCCTGGAGCTCCGGGAGAATCTGCTCAAGTCCTTGCCTGC GTCCCTGTCTTTCCTGGTCAAGCTGGAACAGCTGGATTTGGGAGGCAACGATCTGGAAGTGCTG CCTGACACCTTGGGAGCCCTGCCCAACCTGCGGGAGCTGTGGCTGGACCGGAACCAGCTATCGGCCCTGCCCCCG GAGCTTGGGAATCTGCGGCGCCTGGTGTGCCTGGATGTGTCAGAGAACCGGCTGGAGGAGCTGCCTGCAGAGCTTGGGGGGCTGGTGCTGCTCACTGACCTGCTGCTCTCACAGAACCTGCTGCAGCGGCTTCCAGACGGCATTG GTCAGCTGAAGCAGTTGTCCATCTTGAAGGTCGACCAGAATCGCCTGTGCGAGGTGACAGAAGCCATCGGGGACTGTGAGAACCTGTCGGAGCTGATCCTCACTGAGAACCTGCTGACG GCCCTGCCCCACTCCTTGGGGAAACTGACCAAGCTGACCAACCTCAACGTGGACCGCAACCACCTAGAGGCACTGCCGCCTGAGATTGGGGGCTGTGTGGCACTCAGCGTCCTCTCTTTGAGGGACAACCGCCTGGCCGTCCTGCCGCCAGAACTCGCCCACACGGCTGAGCTACACGTGCTGGATGTGGCGGGCAACCG cctgcagAGTCTGCCCTTCGCACTCACGCACCTCAACCTGAAGGCCTTGTGGCTAGCGGAGAACCAGGCGCAGCCCATGCTTCGGTTCCAGACTGAGGATGACACCCAGACGGGCGAGAAGGTGCTCACCTGCTACCTGCTGCCACAGCAGCCCCTGCCCAGCCTCG AGGACCCTGGGCTGCAGAGCAGCCCTTCGGAAAGCTGGGGAGATGCCCCGCTCAGCCGTGTCAGCGTCATCCAGTTCCTGGAGGCCCCCGTGGGCGACGACGACCCAGAGGAAGCCGCTGCTGAGAAACGG GGCCTGCAGCGTCGGGCTACGCCACACCCCAGCGAGCTCAAGGTGATGAAGAGGGGTGTGGAGCGCCGGAGCGAAGCCACCTCCTGCAGGCCTGACCCTATGCCACCCTCGCTCTCTGAGGAG GAgaagaggctgagcactgagTCTGGCCTGAGTGCAGACTCACACCTGTCTGCCGGCACAGCCTCCCAGGGCGAGCCTGAGGGCCCGCTGGCCGAGGAGGAGGGGCTGAGCCAGCAGGAACCCGTGCCAGCCACCCAGGAGGAGGTCATGGAGGAGACCTACGAGGAG CCCACTGTGCGCTTCGCGGAGGACACGCTGCTCCTGCCCAGGGAGGACGGCGAGAGCGAGGAGGGCCAGCCAGAGGCGCCCTGGCCCCTGCCAGGGGGCAGACAAAGGCTCATCCGCAAGGACACACCCCACTACAAGAAGCACTTCAAGATCTCCAAGCTGCCCCAGCCCGAGGCCGTGGTGGCTCTCCTGCAGGGGACACCGCCAGACAGTGAGGGCCCAGTGGGGGCTGGGAGCTGGCACAACGGCCCCCATATGTCCTGGGCTCCGCGAgcggaagaggaggaggaagacgacgaggctgaggaggaagaggagggggaggcggcggtggcagcagaggaggagaaggcagtggcctcTGCACCCTCTGTCAAG GGGGTGTCGTTTGACCAGGCCAATAACCTGCTGATAGAGCCCGCTCGCATTGAGGAGGAAGAG CTGACGCTCACCATCGTGCGGCAGACGGGGGGCCTGGGCATCAGCATTGCGGGTGGCAAGGGCTCCACGCCCTACAAGGGAGATGACGAG GGCATTTTCATCTCCCGGGTGTCTGAGGAGGGCCCTGCGGCTCGGGCTGGGGTCCGAGTAGGCGACAAGCTCCTCGAG GTGAACGGCGTGGCCCTGCAGGAAGCGGAGCACCAGCAGGCCGTGGAGGCGCTGCGCGGGGCGGGTACCACCGTGCACATGCGGCTGTGGCGGGAGCGCATGGTGGAGCCTGAGAACGCGGTCACGGTCACAGCCCTGCGGCCCGAGGATGACTACAGCCCGCGGGAGCGGCGCGGGGGCAGCCTGCGCCTGCCCCTGCTCCCGCCCGAGCCCCCCGGGCCACCCCGCCAGCGCCACGTGGCCTGTCTCGTGCGCAGTGAAAAGGGGCTGGGTTTCAGCATTGCAGGTGGGAAAGGCTCCACACCCTACCGGGCCGGTGACGGG GGCATCTTCATCTCCCGCATCGCTGAGGGGGGCGCTGCCCACCGGGCAGGCACCCTGCAGGTCGGCGACCGAGTCCTTTCC ATCAACggggtggacatgactgaggccaGGCACGACCACGCCGTCTCCCTGCTGACCGCCGCCTCGCCCACCATCGCCCTGCTGCTGGAGCGGGAGGCTGGGGGGCCCCTCGCCCCGAGCCCTCCCCCCCACTCCCCCTTGCCCCCTACTGCTGCCCCTGCCACCCCAGGGGAGCCCGGGCCTCTGAGGCTGCCCTCTGGTCTGCTGGCCGCTGCCCTGGAGGGGCCGTACCCAGTGGAG GAGATCTGTCTGCCCAGAGCAGGGGGCCCCTTGGGGCTCAGCATCGTTGGGGGCTCCGACCACTCCAGCCACCCGTTCGGTGTCCGGGAGCCCGGCGTGTTCATCTCCAAG GTGCTCCCCCGGGGCCTGGCTGCACGCAGTGGCCTGCGGGTCGGGGACCGCATCCTGGCAGTGAACGGGCAGGACGTGCGGGAGGCCACGCACCAGGAAGCAGTCAGCGCCCTGCTCCGGCCCTGCCTGGAGCTGGTGCTGCTCGTGCGGAGGGACCCACCGCCCCCGGGCATGCGGGAGCTCTGCATCCAGAAGGCCCCTGGGGAGAGGCTGGGCATCAGCATCCGTGGGGGCGCCAAGGGCCATGCCGGGAACCCCTGCGACCCCACCGATGAGGGGATCTTCATCTCCAAG GTGAGCCCCTCGGGAGCAGCTGGGCGAGATGGCCGGCTGCGGGTTGGACTGCGGCTGCTGGAGGTGAACCAGCAGAGCCTGCTGGGTCTGACGCACGGAGAGGCCGTGCAGCTGCTGCGCAGCGTGGGTGACACCCTGACCGTGCTGGTCTGCGACGGCTTCGACACCAGCGCTGCCACCCCCGAG GTGTCCCCAGGCATCATCGCCAACCCCTTTGCGGCTGGCCTTGGCCGCCGGAACAGCCTGGAAAGCATCTCCTCCATCGACCGGGAGCTGAGCCCCGAGGGCTCCGGCAAG GAGAAGGAGCTGCCCGGACAGATCCCACTGTGGGGCCCGGAGGCCACG GGTCGGAGCCCAGAGAGCCTGAAGCCAGCCTGCCGAGCcctggccgccacccctggcgCTGGCAGCATGCAGAGG GTGCTGCCTGCGGCAAGTGGAGAGATGGCTGAGGCCCCCTGCTCCCCTGGCCACCAGCAG cccccctccccgccctcccctgCTGAGCTTCCAGCCAATGTGAAGCAGGCCTATAGGACGTTCGCGGCTGTGCCCGGCCTGCACCCGCCCCTGGACACCCCTGCCCAG CCCCCCACGCCCGGGCCCACGGCCTCGCCGGAGCAGCTGTCCTTTCGCGAGCGGCAGAAGTACTTCGAGCTAGAGGTTCGGGTGCCCCAGGCCGAGGGCCCCCCTAAGCGCGTGTCGCTGGTGGGCGCTGACGACCTGCGGAagatgcaggaggaggagg CCCGCAAGCTGCAGCAGAAAAGGGCGCAGATGCTGCGCGAGGTGGTGGCCGACACGGAGCGCCCGGAAGCCGATGCTCCCGAGGACGAGGAGCCCGAAGAGGAGCCGCCCTGGGCCGGCCAGGGCCCCACGGCGGAAGG GCTCGGCCCCGCATCTCCCCCGCCGCAGGGAGGCAGTGCCCCGGTGCGGACTGCCAAGGCCGAGCGGCGCCACCAGGAGCGGCTCCGCATGCAGAGCCCCGAGCTGCCGGCCCCAGAGCGGGCCTTGTCTCCCGCAGAGCGCCGAGCCCTGGAGGCGGAGAAGCGGGCGCTCTGGAGGGCAGCCAG GATGAAGTCCCTGGAGCAGGACGCCCTCCGCGCACAGATGGTCCTCAGCAAGTCCCAGGAGGGCCGGAGCAAGCGGGGGCCTCTGGAGCGCCTGGCCGAGGCCCCCTCGCCTGCTCCTACTCCGTCACCCACCCCCTTGGAAG ACCTTGGCCCCCAGACCGGCACCTCCCCGGGACGCTTG GCCTTGTCTGGGAGGAAGTTTGACTACAGGGTGTTTGCTGCCCTCCCCTCTTCCAGACCTGTCTATGACATGCAG TCCCCAGATTTCGCTGAGGAGCTGAGGTCCTTGGAACCACGTCCGAGCCCAG GTCTGCCAGAGGAGGACGGAGAGGTGGCCATGGTGCTTCTGGGCAGGCCCTCTCCAGGCTCCGCGGGTCCCGAGGAGGTAGCCTTATGCAGCAGCCGCCGGGCCATGCGGCCAGGGCGCCGAGGCCTGGGCCCAGTGCCCTCCTAG